ACGGATCCTTTTGATGGATGGAGAAAAGCATCGTCGAGGTTGGTCAACTATGCGCAGTCTCGGTTCGACGTAAAGGGAGAATCGCGGTATCGTTGACCGACCTCGCGCGGTGTCGATTTCTCAGCCAAGCTATCTCTCTCGAGGTCTCTCGTACCTGCGGATGTCAGGTCGAGAATATTAACTCGAATAAAAGCGGTTTGCGGTCGGTTGTTGCCTACATTGCCAAGGTCGGTCTAATCCCCTTGCAGTAGGTAGCAAGGGATGTTTCGTCTCGTCGATAGCAGTCGGGGCTTAATGGCTGGCCAGCTGCTAGCACAGGAAAGCGCGATGGAATAATTCTGAGAATCGGCTAACTCTCGGAGAGGTTTCGCGACCCGCGAACGATTCTCAACGACCATCTTTAATCTCTCGTCGACAAGCGGGAATTCGAGGATGATTCGATCGAAACGTATCTATAATAATCCCGTCCAACATTTATCATCGACCAACGATCCCCGATAATCCGCAACGCGCGATTCGACGCGTAGAAACgttaaagaaaaggaagacgaCTAACCGTATTAGCGACGTCCGCTTGCGTGCCCGTGTCCTCGACTCCCTTGATCGcgtcttcctcttccttctcgtTGTCCGACGTGTTCAGGTACTCGTCGTAGTCCTGCTCCAGACTCTTGGTCTTCGGTTGAGTATCGTCCATCTTCGACGACCTGGCATTGTTCTCCGCCGTGCCGCTGCTCTTCGTCGGTTTACGCTCCACCAGCGAACCGGTCGACAGATAGCCGGCTAAATTTTCGTTCGTCGCGTGTGCGGATTGGTGGTAATAACCGGACGAGTTTTTCCCGTATACTCGGGAAAGCAACGGTCTGGTCAGGTTCTTGGGCTCGTATCGGAAATTGGCCAACGATCCGTCGCGTCTCGCGTATTTGTCCATCTGGATGTTCCTGTAATCCCTCTTGATCGCGGACCTCGGAGTGGTTGGATCGTCGGACGTCAACTTTCGGATGATCTCGTCGTAAGTTTTCAACGGtgatttcttcctcttcttcttcttctcgctcCTGTAAAAATCGTTGTCgagctcctcctcctcctcctcctccccttcgtTCGCCTTTCGATCCTCCTTGTTATCGCTCCCGTCCACGTATCCCTCGTCCTCCTTCCAACCGTCgtcctcctcgtcctcctcctcctcttcctcctcctcctcctcctcctcctcctcctcctcctgctcctGCTGCTCTTCCTGATCGTCGTCGACGTCGTCGACCTCGTCTACGCTGCGATACTCGTAGTCTCCGAAATAACCGGTTCTCTTTCCATCGGTTTTCGAGTAGCGGGCAGTGGAATTGAATCTCCTTCGAACCGAGTCGTCGTGCCTCCTCGACACACCGTCCTCGGGATGACGATATCTCTTTCTTCCGCCGTCGTGGGGCCGCCAGCCGTGGCTCGAGACGCCGAGCTTCCTATGCTTCCTGCCCACCACGTTCTTCCACCAGGATCGATGCTTCTCGAGGATATCCTCGTTGTAGTCGTGGCTCGGCCTGCTCGACTCGTAATCGAGCTCGTCCTCGTAATAGTCCGACTCGCCGCGAGTCCTCGGGTAGCCGAACGACTTTCGTCGAGCTCTGTCTTCGAATCTCGGCCTGGGGTAGCCTCGATCCCCGTATCGGGGGGCCGGACCTCTGTGCCTCTCGTTCTCCTCGTGGTACCAGCCGCCCGCCTCGCGATAACCGCCTCGGCGATACCTGGACGGGTAACGCTGCGGCTCCGATATCCGGCCGTGGATCCTCGAGATCCGAGGATAGGATCTCTCGTGATAGGAGCGAGCCTCGTaatcatcctcctcctcctcctcctcctcgtcctcgtcctcctcctccttcctcctcctcttcctcctctcctcccccccctCGCCCGCCCGACGGTCCTCCCGATCGAGCAACGAGTCGTCCTCGTAGTAGTCGAGCTCCTGCGACCAGGACGACGATCGCCTGTCCACGAGGTCATGACGATTCCTCCTCCcgctcgaggaggaggaggaggaggaggtttgTTCGTGCCTGTGCCTGTGCCTGTGCCTGGCGTCGTACGCGGTGTCCTCGTGGGGACGATGCTTGGCCTCGGACGCCAACACCACGTACGCTATCACGAGGATCGAGATTAGCAACAGCCTCCTGTCGTACCGCGTCATTTCTTCGTCTTCGTCTTCGATTGTCCCCCTTCGACTCACCCTTACATCTTACCGTCCCAGAGACGCGCGATCCCCTCGATCGAGATCGAGACTCTCAAAGTTCCTCAGCGATGCATCGCGCGATCGCGACGCGCAACCTCGTTTCctcgtttcgatcgaacgagATCTATCGTCGGTGGGCACCACGATCGAGACATCCAGATCGGTGGGCAAAGTTTCCACGTCGGCCCACCTCGGGAATAAGGGAGAAGGGATCTGAAGGGggcgtgagagagagagagagagagagagagaggagacggGTCGGATTCCTTCGCCACGTGGTGATTTGATACGCGATGGTTCGATGTCAGCGAACAAAACCCGGGAATCTGTCTAACTATCTGTCCATCCAAATGTCCCGCAACGTTTGCTTTCGTTGGCCACGTTCCAGTTCGCTCGATTCCCCAGCACAAAATATCCCCGCAACGGGAAACGACGAGCTTAGCGCGTAACGATTCCGTTCACGTTTCGCACATTTCTAGTTCGTTGTCGCGCCACCGTTCTCGCGAACCCTTGACGACCGTggacaagaagaaaaagacgGTGACGGTTGTCAACACCTCGAATCGCCTCTCGTCATCTCCCTCCGTCGATGGACGAGTTCGATCCCCCGAAATTTCGCTCACCGTTGCTCACTCGCTCGTCGCCGAATGCCGGCGCGCACCGCTTCGTTCGACTCGACGAGTTCGGTTTCGACCAGACCGAGATAACGGCGAATCGTATCGCGGACCGAATGTCGCGGCCGACTGAGGCCAGCCTCTCCGCCGGCCGCGCTGCTTCACAGATCGCGGAACGCGTTGCGCATGCGTGCGCCCGATATTCTCTCCCGCCCCTCCGCCGCCTTGTCTACCTCCCCTTCGTCCCTTACTCACTACCTGTCTGTTGCTCTCGTGTGCACACGGCCACGCACCTTCCATCCATGCGTGTGTACACAAGCTCCCAAAACTCGGTATCGTCTTCCCGATCGCTTCTCTTCGCGCCCATTCTCTCTTCTCCGACCACTTCACCCACGTGCTCCCTGTTAATTgcgccatttttttttattcctccttctattcttttcttttctttttttcttttttgttatcgATCAACCGGTCTCCAAGTCGCACGCGATTTCGCGATTCGATCGGAGAGATGGAAAGCGGTGACCGGTCGCCCTTTTCGGCTCCCATTCACTTTCGCGTCGCCATTCAAAGATACTGGTCGGGGAGGATCGAGCGGGGTCCAGcggtgtatatatacgtatatataccgCACGAAATCCGGCAGGGACGCGAGAACGAGAGGTCGATAGGATCGCGTCTTACAACCGGTACAACGAGGACTGGTTTTTCGTCGCGTACTGGAGGTCGTCGCCTGTTTTTTTGTTCCTtgcccctccctctccccctctcacCCTCCTTTTAAACCACAGCCCGGTACGCGCCGCGATAAATAAACACGGTAGTCCCCCTCGGATAGCTtccgtttcgattcgattcccgATAAACCCGCCCCCGTTCGCCGTCCACCGTTCTCCTCCCTGCTCGGGACAGGATAGCTCGGTGTTCTTTCTGTCGTTATGCACTCTTCCAAGATGCGTGACGCGGCACGCGCGCTCGATTTAACTTGAACGTTTCagcggatatatatatatatatttaattcgacGCGATTTGTCGAATCGGAACAATTAAATTCGCACCCGCTGTTGCGTGGTCGTGGCTCGATGCCCGTGTAATCGGGCTGCCGGATAAGAGGGACGAATAAATGACGAGTCGAGTTGGACCGCGTGTAAGACACTCCCGTGGAATGCGGTCGTTTCCACGCGGCGTGCCGAGAAAATTTAAGAGGCGAGATCATCCAACGTTGCTATCGCGCGGGGACAAATGTATGTACGTGTACTCGTggtatgcaattttttttttcttttcttttacgcATTACCCATTATTATCTCGCGTCGAACGAGACGGCCTCGAGTCGATGCCAAATGATTCCCCGATCGCCGGACGTCGTCGATCGAAACTCCTTCTTCCGAAGAGAGAATTTCATTCTCGTATTAGCGGAGTTAGGGGGATTTCCATCGACGCGATTTTACTGGGTTAATCTGGAACAGGAAGCAGCGGTCACAGATCGAATCTATCGCGAGAAAATTGTAGATCGGCGACGATTCGTAGCTTTCGGTCTAAAAACTTTTGCCCAGGTTCAGGAGGTTATCTCGACAGATTGCGCTTGTAGGTCACTTTGTTGCTCGTTCGAAACTCGTTCGCAAACTCGGCCGCGCAGTGTCAACcgattctcttcttctcttctcgacTCGTGTCGCGAATAGGAAAAGTGGCAGACgcggtagagagagagagagggaagaatgGAAATTCCGGAATGTCTTTTTCCAAAGGCTTCGATAATAGCGATCGTGACCCTTGACATCTTCCCCCACCACAGCCGTACTGCCTCCTCTTgctcctcccctccttccaCCTCTTTTCTTTCACCGTGTTACCTTGGCACCGAACGTTGTCGCGAAAAAATTCCCTCGATAAACAATGAGATTCCTTGGTGATTGGCGCGCAACGAGCATTATCTTCGTCAATTTAACGAATAACGATCGAAAGACTGGAATGGAAAGGAAACGAACGAACACTTACGAATGTAAACGCCTGGAAATTGTCGTAAATGAACGCAATTAAACGCTCGGAGCGTTTCGTTCGtcctcgattcgaaattttccataatCCGATTTTCCGATCTTCCGATTCGTGTCGCGAGAGGAATCTGGAGCGTGAACGACCATCGATTGGCGGGATTAAAGGCGAGTGGGCCACCCGCGGAGATCCTTTGAGAAATCTGTTGCTCGCGcacgaaagaaaggaagagaagggaggaaggaagaaagttaCAATGGGACGTTCGAACGAAGAAACGTGGGATCAATTTTGCgcgtaattttattgtttcgttATCAAACGCGGTGCGCGGGTGCACCGTATTCACAATCGCGTTCACAATCCTTTGGCTTGCAGACATACAGCGTTACAGCTTCGATAAAGTTTAATACCgttttgttcttttcttttctctttttttttttttttgttcgtttCTTATTACTCTGCATTTCTTGTTCCTGAAACTATGTCTGAGATATGTCGAAGGCAGGTACAGGAGATACGTCGATGAACACTAAATAGGTACGATATAACGCACTACGTACGATTCCTCGCGGAGTATCGACGCGAAAAAAGATCTCGAACCGGATCTCTCCTCCGATCGATCCGTCGATCGATTCGTACCGCGGTCATCGATTACATCGCTTGCGTTGTACgagatgtaaaataatattaaaacgtgtgcgtgtatgtgtgtctgcgtgtacgtgtgtgtgtgtgtgtgtgtgtagaatacatcgaggaaaaaaaaagaaagaaaggaagaaaaagaaaaaaaaagaaacggtaAACAACAAGGAacgtttctttcttaattattatcaaagcaAAATCTATCGATGCGAATCTTTCCGCCTTAGGTATGCCTCTTACTCTTATACATATCTTATATCTTACTTActctatcttattattattacttctttaatcctttttatcttaaaaatcgaGATACGAAAGGAGAAATGCGCCTCGCCTCGTTCTATGATtctcgttcgaaaaaaaaagattctctcTAAAATTATGGATCgcgagaaggaaaagaaaaaaaacgaagacgaaaagaaaaagaagaaaaagaagaagaaaaaagtagaaacATCGAGATTGACGATCGAAAGCATGGTGGTCGCGaggggaataataataataataataataataataataataataatgtataatgtataataatctgTGTCTCTAGAGGAAAGCTTCCTTAGAATACTTAGAAAAAAGTCCGTTTCGCGGACTTAAGCTTAACGCTACCGTACTAAAAAACAAGTACACAGGCTCGACGGGGGCTCGACGAGTTCGAAAAACGAGAGCAAATCGGATCGGCCGCGACTCGATTTCGTGGCTCTCGTCATCGATCTCGCCTCGCCTCTTCCCTCTCGTCGACGGGGGGAAGGCGGGGGGAGGGGCGCGGGGAAGGGGACGCGTGGAAGGCGATTCGAGGCGCTTCCCCCCGCCCCCCCTCCGCCCGTCCCCGGGAGCGAAGCGCGCGAAACGGGGCGGGCGAAATTGTTGGGATCGTTCACAACATGGTGGAGAGGGAGACGGCGAGGAAAAGCGTGGCGGCCAGCACGAGAGTGGCCGGCCTCGGGCTGGATGCGGCCGACAGTCGAAGCTTGTCCATCAGCTCTTTGGGCACGTCCACGTACACCTTCTCGACCCCTATCTCTCGTATCAGTTGCGACAACTTTTCCGCGTTCACCTTGTCCCCCTCGCTCGACCACACGGTCAAGGTCGCGTTCTTGATCCCCGACCCGGTCGAATTTTCCATCAACATTTTCATCACGTTTATATCGTTGGCCGCGAGGCCGGCTCTTACGGGGTAAGTTACCGGCTGGGTAACTTGCTGCTCTTTCAGAGTATTGATCATCCGTTGAACTTGCTGTTCCGTGTATCGGTCGATATTCTCAGTGTTGTTCTCCGAGCTCGCGTAGCTGAAATCCAATTTACGTTTTCGTCTCGTTTCGAtgcttatatatgtatatatatatgtatatgtatatacttatttatattttttcattggtTACCTCGTAGTCCAGCCGACCGACAGAGTGTATTTCGGATACGTCTTCGCTTGGGTGACGAAGAATTTCGGGTCGACCGGTGTGGCGGTTGCATTAGTGGGTCCTTCCAATATATCGGCGTTCAGGAACACGGGGAATGTCAACTGAGAAGGagcggagaaaagaaaagaaaagaaaaaaaaaaaaatcggtaATCGAGTCggaatcgaaacgaaacggtCGAATCGAGACGATTCGAGGCCCACTCTATTCTATAAATAGAACTCGAAATACGTACGTTATCGCGAACCTTGTCCAGGATAGGTTTGCTCGCGTTGAACGCCTCGACGGTCTTGAAGTCGAGCTTTACGCCCTTCTTGATCCCCTTCCTCTCGATCACGGTGTTGAGGAAATTCTCGAGCGACAGATCGCTCTCGTTCGCCGGTGGATGGGCCATTATCGGTTGTTGAACGTCCTGTCCTGTTACTTTGCCAAGCACGACGTCTGCCTCCAGCATCATCGCGTTTCCTTTGAAGAGATAAGAGGAGAGTtcgttagagagagagaaagagatgggAAAAGAGGAGAATCCTtaaaggagaggaggggggtgTAGAGCGAGTGCGCCGAGGAGTGCGATCTCGCCgcaagagggggagaggaggggggtgAGGCGCTGCGAAAAAAGAGACGGAAAATCGGCAACCGTGGACACGTGCAACGAATATCGATCACGCCTAAACAAGTCACGGAACGACGTGATTCAAACTCCTCTCCCTTCTTCCGTTACGTATTCGAGAGAAGAGTTTAGAAAATAGACGGCCCGGTCGTTAAcccgttaaaaaaatttcgatcaaacTTGCTTCGAGTAAtcgaattacatttatttacctatttattcgcaattatcgtttcgaacgagaaaaaggtaattttattcgaccgttgaattttcttttccagatGTCTCCGATTCGTCAAACGGGCTTCGTCACGAATCGCGAAAgcatttaatctattattacgCTTGGAGCGAATTTTCAGCCTGGCTCTGTTTTATCGATATCGTGTACCGTATCGATGGAACGTGGCGATGCGAGAGTATCGAGAAGGGATTAAAAATGGAACACAGACTTTGAACGGTTTTGTTCACCAATGGGGTATTAATAAACGATCGTCGCGAAAACCTTCGGAAAACGatccctttttctcttcgtttctctctcgctGCACTCTATTCTCGGGcgaggaaagaaaattcgaatctCTCGCTACGAATCGAGCAATCTACTCCAATCTTCCAACTCACCTTCCAACGTCTTGTTCAACATTGTCTTGTTGTTCACGGCGTGGGCCCAAGTGATCTTGGTGAGGTTTCCTTCCACCTCGGGGAAGAAGTTGGCCACGGTTTCCGTGACGGATGCGCACATGACAGACTCTGCAACACGCGAAACATCTTTCCCTCTCAATATTCCTCCAGATATTCCTCCCCTTTGACCCAATAATATTCCCTCCCTAATTGAATCGCGAATTCCTCGGGAACAGGCGAGGCCAGTTCGAGGAGGATTCGGGGAGTTTTGGATAGTGTAAGGGGGGGAGAGACGGGTTGGAGAATCTCGCCCTACTTCGCTCATTGTGCCTCGAGAGATCGATAATCACGTTTGTTCCTtgcagtctctctctctctctctatgacTATTCGCAGAATACACAGAATACAGTAAAAAGGTAGACGAAAAGCTAGTTCGTTTTCGTGCAATCGATGACGTGGGATTCGACTCCCAATACGATAGTTCCAACTGACCCGTTTCCGGTTGATCGTACGAATAGTCGGGAGCACGcttttcctccccctttctcGTCGAGCCAAGACGACGAGCCAATTACGAGCTCCTCTCTTTCACGAAAAACCACCTTGTTTACCTCGCCGACCACGTTCTCTCCGAGAGATACGTGCGCGTTAAAAAAGGATGATGCGAGAAACGgaggataaaaaggaaaaaatattgtatcgaccgacgtataaataataatacgcaGGAGAGACGCGTCGAGGGAGGAAGCGCGCGAATGGATATATCGCGAACGGTTGCGAGCGCCATTATCGTGGCCGTTCGAGTGGAATCGGCTCGGAGCTGAGACGACGGTCCCCTCGGTGGCGACGATCCAGACCGACTTACGAGTCGTCCGAGTCATCGATTCCGAGGTGCGGCGACGGTCGTCGAACCAGGTTTACGAGAGAAGAATCGAaccgttctttctttctttgtaatGGTTGGTCGCGTTCTTTGAACCCCTCGAGCAGAGGTTTCGAGAGACCGTGATTTCCACGATCCCTCGTCgtctcttttcccttttcgatCCTCCGTTTCCTCGAATGAAAAAAGTCTTTCTCGAACGCAAGCCTTTGTCGCGGCTTCTCGAGAACAATTATCGGTTAACGGGGCTTCGTTATCGCGACTCGCGCTTTCGAAGTTACTCTTTTTCTTccgtttccttcttcttcttcttctcctagTCCAGTTTCGTTACGATCTTAAGTGAAAGTTGGCGCGCACAGTCCACTTTCCACTTGGATGGAATCGTCATTGGGAGAGTAGATTTCCCTCTGACATTCCTCCTCCCGAAATTGATCCCCTCCGACTTATTTCCGTCGagtcgataatcgaaatctcTCACATCGTTCGCAAATTATCGGAAATTCCAATTTCCACGTTGGGCGGCGATCGCCAGTCCCTGCGCGTGTAACCTTGCCCCTTGTACGGGTGTAGCGGATATCGATGTTGGTCACGTAGAGATCGTGAACACCGCGGGTGTATAAACCACGTATTCGACGCCGCGACATCGTGTTTTCGGCTCCGCTACgtggaaacgaaaaagaatctTGGACAACGGTGACGAACGCTCGTGACGCGAAAGCATCGTGGTCGTCAAAAGAGATTGTGCAACCCTGTTGATGACAAAGTAGTCTTGATACGATAATAACGCGATAGATTGCGCCGTGATTTATTTCCACGAGGCGATACCATTACGAGTTTGTTGGTACCGCATGACACGCGTTCGGATaagaaaggattaaaaatgcCCCCGCccgttttttcgtttttttcagtCCAATCTGCCTCCTCCTTGCTCCTCTTACCGATCGAGCGATGGTCGATCGATAAACGCCCCATCCCATCCCATCCCACTGCGTATAAAAGATTCGAGAGATCCATTTTCCGTTGAACTTGGCCATTTACACGTAACGAGTAAGTATTTACGTTTGATAGCCTTCGAAAAATTCGCGAGAAATCGACGAGGCCTCGAtgcgtttattttttatccaacGCGAAAgattcgtattaaaaatttctcgtatCTTCTTATctagatatttgaaatatatgacaaataattatatatatataacactcATAGAGGTCATTTTATaggatcgtaacattttttaataagaatcttATCAcgagcaaatatttttacagcGTACAGCTTTCGAGACTGATAACACGATCGAGAATTGCTTCGTGAGTCATTTTTCCCCGATACGTGTATTTAAATAAGGATACAACGACGGAAAACgggtaataataatcttataggCTATAGTCGGGCCTATAAGAATAATCGCGAGGATGACGTTGCTCGTGTCAACCATACCGATTAAAAgcaaatttaaaagagaagTTACCGAGAAACTTGAATCAATCTTATCGATTTCTCCGTGTGTGCACACCGAGGAGCTTTCATCGCtcgttttttcccccttttttctttcgattcgattctcgTTACTCCTCGCGTCGCTACCACCTATGTATCCTATGTCCATAATTCGTAGCGGACAAACAACTTTCTCTCAGATGCGCGTAGCTATCAGCCTTTTACCGCAAATTTCGTTTACGTTTCCGTAACGAGACgagtttaaaaagttttcgagAGAATAGAATCCGTAATACAATTCGCCGCCGGTAATCACGCCGCTGCCTCTCCCAGTTGCGGGCAATCCGTGTATTTTCACGTATCTCCGGTAATATTTACGGCAAACGATACAAACGGTGGTCAGAGTTGACGTTGTCCCGCAGCCTGTATTTATAAGTGACGGTCGCTCGTTAATTAGCCCGATAACTGGTGCTTCTTGTTTATCGTTGTTAAATAGAAAATCTCGCGTATCGATCCTGGCACAAGTCGATTAGTCTAATTAGACCTACTTAATAGGTCCCTCCGTAATGGGAacgaagattatttaatttttcttcgttaattGTTTGCGTGACTTTCTTCTCCATTCCCTTCTATATTCATGGGAATAATTATTCGGAGAATTCCGCAGACGCGCCCCTTTGTTCTCGCCTGAATGCTCTTTTCGAACGTCGTAGTTTCAATATACTTGCGCGTTCGTTAAACGCGCTCGAGAACTTGGCGAAGTTCGAAATTTTGGCGCGTTTTATTGCTTGACACGTTTCgcgaagggagaaagagagagagagagagatccgaTTTTGTTTCGCACGGAGTTGCGGTTTTGCGAGCAGAGATACGGTCGAACGAtaatttccttccttcttccttcgcAGGCCAGACCGCAAAAAACGTCCAAAGTGGGAACGATAACTCtcgcttctctttctctcggacGTGAAATTTTGCTTGGTTGCCTCGCATACCACACCATCGTGTGAAACGGCAGTCTATTTTTAAGAGTGGCTCGCGATACGAGTGGAAAACGCCGACTCGTCAACGGGGAAAATAAAGGAGAGAGGAAACGCGTGTGCGAAAGTACGAGGAAaataaaggagagagagaaaaggaagttACGAGTATCAACGGAAGAATCGGGTTACGCCCAGTGTGTACCCTCGCGTTTCGAGTTATTACTCGGTTTTTTCGAGTTATTAGTCGCAACGTTAGCACAAAGAttagaaatcgatcgatctcttGGTCGTTGAACGATCGTGCGAAAATGGGAAACGTCCGTTATTCTCAGCGTAAGTATTATCGGTAATCGGTGATGGTCCCCGTTTTCGAAAGAAGGTGGTCGATCAGAGTTTAAATCCatgaagaagatgaagaagaaaatcgatGAGCGGCGAGCGAAGTATTCGTTTGCGAAAGGgggggaaataaaatttgggaAATGGACcttgtttcgtttcgttcgaagcGAATCTCGTCTCGTTGCGACGAGATTTAATTGCGTCAATTTGCGACACAGTAGAAAACGGGATGGAACACTCGGTTTTCGGTTGTTTCGAGTATCGCACGATTTCACtttcgaacgaaagaaagaagaaaagacagagagaaagagagagagaaagaaaaaagatagaggGGAAAAACTTACGGATCACTGCCAAGGCGAGAAGACTGGACGCCGTCTTTACGACACTCTTCATGGTCTCCGAAGAGAAGCGTGCACTGTAATCGcgcgaggagaaagagagaagcgaGATAGGCGCGCGGTCGAACGACGAACAGCAGGCTAACAGtttggaagagaaagaggaagagggcaGAACCGGCGCGGCTCTGAACGTCGAACGACACCCGTTTAGCTCGGTAGCCTCGAAACGACTGACTGTACCTGACTGTCGGTCGTCCCGTACCGTCCACGATCGATCCTCGAAATCCAACTCCGTATACACAATACGGCGGAGCCGCGTGCAACACGGAGCCGAGCGCGCGCGCCACTCCGCTCCCTCACTAACGCTTCTCTCCACTCATTCGATTCCACACCGTTCGATTCGACTCCGTTCGATTCTATTCGATTCGCGCCTGCCTTCCCTGTCCATGTTTCCCGATGCGCCGCACAAGGCTCGCACGCGTGTCCCACGCTTCACGCTTCCGGACACCGTGGATAAAACGTGGGGTGAATAACAGAACGTGGGGAAAGGGCTCTTCTCGCTCTTTCACCCTCTTTGAATACTGGATAtagggggaagggaggggggacaGGATCGAATTAGAAGTCggttcgaagaaagaaaggattcGCGTTCTCCTCTTTTGCGAATTCAATTTCGGATTTCCATGCCTTCGAAAACTTGGCCACCGCTTCGTTTTATCGTGCGACgaataagtaagtaagtaagtaagtaagtaaagatagaataaaagaatgttCGTCGAGAGGTAAGAATCGAAAAGTCGAGTCGAACCAGGTGTCGTTCCGCGTTTATCggaaaattgttcaaatatacCGTGTAATTGATAACGGGCCGGGATCGATAGTCGACGAACGAGTCGCGCTGTGCTAACCGGTGCATCTGTGCAAACgatgtatttttcaaatttaaaattatgcgtAATAACGTAGGATCGTACTCTTACGTGGGATTTGTACTCTTGGACGCCAGATACGAATTTTTCTCGACATTGGATGGCCGGgatt
The DNA window shown above is from Apis cerana isolate GH-2021 linkage group LG4, AcerK_1.0, whole genome shotgun sequence and carries:
- the LOC133666059 gene encoding protein FAM151B isoform X2; protein product: MCASVTETVANFFPEVEGNLTKITWAHAVNNKTMLNKTLEGNAMMLEADVVLGKVTGQDVQQPIMAHPPANESDLSLENFLNTVIERKGIKKGVKLDFKTVEAFNASKPILDKVRDNLTFPVFLNADILEGPTNATATPVDPKFFVTQAKTYPKYTLSVGWTTSYASSENNTENIDRYTEQQVQRMINTLKEQQVTQPVTYPVRAGLAANDINVMKMLMENSTGSGIKNATLTVWSSEGDKVNAEKLSQLIREIGVEKVYVDVPKELMDKLRLSAASSPRPATLVLAATLFLAVSLSTML
- the LOC108000800 gene encoding uncharacterized protein DDB_G0283697, which codes for MTRYDRRLLLISILVIAYVVLASEAKHRPHEDTAYDARHRHRHRHEQTSSSSSSSSGRRNRHDLVDRRSSSWSQELDYYEDDSLLDREDRRAGEGGEERRKRRRKEEEDEDEEEEEEEDDYEARSYHERSYPRISRIHGRISEPQRYPSRYRRGGYREAGGWYHEENERHRGPAPRYGDRGYPRPRFEDRARRKSFGYPRTRGESDYYEDELDYESSRPSHDYNEDILEKHRSWWKNVVGRKHRKLGVSSHGWRPHDGGRKRYRHPEDGVSRRHDDSVRRRFNSTARYSKTDGKRTGYFGDYEYRSVDEVDDVDDDQEEQQEQEEEEEEEEEEEEEEEEDEEDDGWKEDEGYVDGSDNKEDRKANEGEEEEEEELDNDFYRSEKKKKRKKSPLKTYDEIIRKLTSDDPTTPRSAIKRDYRNIQMDKYARRDGSLANFRYEPKNLTRPLLSRVYGKNSSGYYHQSAHATNENLAGYLSTGSLVERKPTKSSGTAENNARSSKMDDTQPKTKSLEQDYDEYLNTSDNEKEEEDAIKGVEDTGTQADVANTDYAEDEDENEDESSASTTLSKMMSSSTTTTTTTTTTTTTTARPVVTQNYDYRDPRAYEGGGTGAQYNGYQSRNDYPPMSAHSVHKWQTLGTRESVKETRSNMQQYNKNGKTAEIREALQHAIKVSREGSCQWPRPRVIPVRDVYPSPSTTYVPHCAILHRCSDDTGCCRSEALTCVPKHSHRVELSFYTTNVGGGSVVEKLSFYNHTECECRERTEYDASNEKSLEHRVYRHHPSSSQPQNMRRAQPRKPCRCPSEFTPRITVDGVCQCNCYENRQNCIKIRRGKGYFSLADRLCIQNEECAMPSCEFGEYMRRQGKCPRKKDKFDTIVNHYTNHHRYRS
- the LOC133666059 gene encoding protein FAM151B isoform X1, giving the protein MKSVVKTASSLLALAVIQSVMCASVTETVANFFPEVEGNLTKITWAHAVNNKTMLNKTLEGNAMMLEADVVLGKVTGQDVQQPIMAHPPANESDLSLENFLNTVIERKGIKKGVKLDFKTVEAFNASKPILDKVRDNLTFPVFLNADILEGPTNATATPVDPKFFVTQAKTYPKYTLSVGWTTSYASSENNTENIDRYTEQQVQRMINTLKEQQVTQPVTYPVRAGLAANDINVMKMLMENSTGSGIKNATLTVWSSEGDKVNAEKLSQLIREIGVEKVYVDVPKELMDKLRLSAASSPRPATLVLAATLFLAVSLSTML